The proteins below are encoded in one region of Bosea sp. BIWAKO-01:
- the cpdR gene encoding cell cycle two-component system response regulator CpdR, with product MTKILLAEDDNDMRRFLVKALQNAGYDVASFDNGLSAYNRLREEPFELLLTDIVMPEMDGIELARRATELDPDIKVMFITGFAAVALNPDSQTPKDAKVLSKPFHLRELVNEVEKLLAA from the coding sequence ATGACCAAGATACTTCTCGCTGAAGACGACAACGACATGCGCCGCTTTCTGGTCAAGGCCCTGCAGAATGCGGGCTACGACGTGGCGTCGTTCGATAACGGGCTTTCAGCTTATAATCGCCTGCGTGAAGAGCCCTTCGAACTGCTGCTGACCGACATCGTCATGCCGGAGATGGACGGCATCGAGCTGGCGCGGCGCGCCACCGAACTCGATCCCGACATCAAGGTGATGTTCATCACAGGTTTCGCTGCGGTTGCGCTCAACCCCGATTCCCAGACGCCGAAGGACGCAAAAGTGCTGTCCAAGCCCTTCCACCTGCGCGAACTCGTGAACGAGGTCGAGAAGTTGCTCGCAGCCTGA
- a CDS encoding helix-turn-helix domain-containing protein, with the protein MPLRDRYSTLPDVLTAAEVAAAMRVSKATITRLARSGDLIAMPLPGRLLFLTDEVALFMKRARHAPATSDDACDDMPSP; encoded by the coding sequence ATGCCGCTACGTGACCGATATTCGACCCTGCCAGACGTGCTCACCGCAGCTGAGGTCGCCGCCGCGATGCGGGTCTCGAAGGCCACGATCACCCGGCTGGCTCGCAGCGGTGACCTGATCGCGATGCCGCTCCCCGGGCGCCTGCTCTTCCTGACCGATGAAGTCGCGCTGTTCATGAAGCGCGCTCGACACGCCCCGGCCACGTCCGACGACGCCTGCGACGACATGCCGTCGCCCTAG
- a CDS encoding tyrosine-type recombinase/integrase, with the protein MPATFTPIEDFGEYSLVRHSNKVYYIAWYDPAQRQTKRRSLKTKVNSDAMDRVRQVSESGMTGDPLAALGAKLVRTVVDLLDDHRDYVKDLASVEAETIHINLICASAIANKRVAALTRRDFEALRDEWVAKGAKISTVSRRLSTLRSAIKRAADNKQLAEKDAPKIPEFRTANHVRAAEPKGDPCGTEALARLYDATEEPHLQVYWAVLFATAGRQTSILELEGQQIDREHSLVDLNPKGRVQTDKYRPVLPILQSLQPWLDLIPQGLLIMWRDKPIASVKTGVRRAIARADLPNDINSYSVRHSLGRFMTREGIDPGQISVWLGHVRPPQNNKTTLIYSPFAPTYMIDARQAVEKFVGEIAARAKTPLLTPPDSVKTYLQRLIAVEKRNRDG; encoded by the coding sequence ATGCCCGCCACCTTCACTCCCATCGAGGATTTCGGCGAGTACTCGCTCGTTCGTCATTCCAACAAGGTCTACTACATCGCCTGGTACGATCCGGCGCAGCGCCAGACCAAGCGCCGCAGCCTGAAAACGAAGGTGAACAGTGACGCGATGGATCGCGTCAGGCAGGTCAGCGAATCGGGCATGACCGGCGACCCCCTTGCCGCGCTGGGAGCCAAGCTCGTCCGGACCGTCGTCGACCTACTCGATGACCACCGCGACTACGTGAAGGATCTGGCCTCAGTCGAGGCCGAGACGATCCACATCAATCTGATCTGCGCATCTGCCATCGCCAACAAGCGGGTGGCGGCGTTGACCCGTCGGGATTTTGAAGCCCTGCGCGACGAGTGGGTCGCAAAGGGCGCCAAGATCAGCACGGTCAGCCGCCGGCTGTCGACGCTGAGGTCGGCCATCAAGCGCGCAGCCGACAACAAACAGCTTGCCGAAAAAGACGCGCCCAAGATTCCGGAGTTCCGAACCGCGAATCATGTTCGTGCGGCTGAGCCCAAGGGCGATCCCTGCGGCACCGAGGCGCTTGCCAGGCTGTACGATGCCACCGAGGAGCCGCATCTCCAGGTGTACTGGGCAGTGCTGTTCGCCACGGCGGGGCGCCAGACCTCGATTCTCGAGCTCGAGGGCCAGCAGATCGATCGCGAGCATTCGCTGGTCGACCTCAATCCAAAGGGCCGCGTCCAGACGGACAAGTATCGGCCCGTCCTGCCCATCCTGCAGTCGCTGCAGCCATGGCTGGATCTCATTCCCCAGGGTCTCCTCATCATGTGGCGCGACAAGCCGATTGCCAGCGTCAAGACCGGGGTCAGGCGCGCTATCGCCCGCGCCGACCTGCCCAATGACATCAACAGCTACTCGGTCCGCCACAGCCTTGGCCGCTTCATGACACGCGAGGGCATCGATCCGGGTCAGATCAGCGTCTGGCTGGGCCATGTCAGGCCGCCACAGAACAACAAGACCACGCTGATCTATTCGCCGTTCGCCCCGACCTACATGATCGATGCGAGACAGGCGGTCGAGAAGTTCGTCGGCGAGATCGCCGCTCGGGCGAAGACGCCCCTGCTGACGCCGCCGGACTCGGTCAAGACCTACCTGCAGCGCCTTATCGCTGTCGAGAAGCGCAACCGCGACGGCTGA
- a CDS encoding mannose-1-phosphate guanylyltransferase/mannose-6-phosphate isomerase produces the protein MSSKITPVVMCGGAGTRLWPVSRDTMPKQFIPLLGQESTFQRAMRLVSDASVFAPAIVITNAEYRFTVQEQLLAIGIFAQIVLEPMRRDSAAAVAAATELALARDEKAVVGIFAADHVVQDGKLFVETCRKAAVVAAQGRIVTIGIPPTHPATGYGYIRPGEEIGDGARQVAAFVEKPDAHHAAQCLLDGYLWNSGNFIFDAATMRSELEAFDPDVLEPVAEAVAQAKPDLDFLLLDAASFGQAKKISIDYAVMERTQKAAVVAGSFGWSDVGGWSAVWDLSEKDATGNVIDGRGYVLDGVNNLVRSDAALVAVIGLDDVAVIATRDAVLVTPKTKADKVKDMVALITSNGEAEAGAHREIQRPWGKYLSIDMGARHQVKRITVKPGGVLSLQKHYHRAEHWVVVRGTAEVTRNDEAIVVHENESIYLPIGCVHRMGNPGKIPLELIEVQVGSYLGEDDIVRIEDIYRRI, from the coding sequence ATGTCATCGAAAATAACCCCGGTTGTGATGTGCGGCGGCGCCGGGACGCGGCTGTGGCCGGTGTCGCGCGATACGATGCCGAAGCAATTCATTCCGTTGCTCGGGCAAGAATCGACCTTCCAGCGCGCGATGCGGCTCGTGTCAGATGCATCTGTGTTCGCGCCGGCGATCGTGATCACCAATGCGGAATATCGCTTCACGGTCCAGGAGCAGCTCCTGGCGATCGGCATCTTCGCGCAGATCGTGCTCGAGCCGATGCGCCGGGATTCGGCAGCGGCCGTCGCGGCCGCCACCGAACTCGCACTTGCCCGAGACGAGAAGGCCGTCGTCGGTATTTTCGCCGCCGATCATGTCGTTCAGGACGGCAAGCTTTTCGTCGAGACCTGCCGCAAGGCCGCTGTGGTCGCGGCGCAGGGCCGGATCGTCACCATTGGCATCCCACCGACCCATCCCGCGACTGGTTACGGCTATATCCGGCCGGGCGAGGAGATCGGCGACGGCGCGCGCCAGGTCGCCGCCTTCGTCGAGAAGCCCGACGCCCACCACGCCGCGCAATGCCTCCTCGACGGCTATCTCTGGAACTCCGGCAACTTCATCTTCGACGCTGCGACGATGCGCTCTGAACTCGAAGCCTTCGACCCGGACGTGCTCGAACCGGTTGCCGAGGCCGTAGCGCAAGCGAAACCGGATCTCGACTTCCTGCTGCTCGACGCCGCCAGCTTCGGTCAAGCGAAGAAAATCTCGATCGACTATGCCGTGATGGAGCGGACCCAGAAGGCGGCGGTCGTCGCAGGCAGCTTCGGTTGGTCCGATGTCGGCGGCTGGTCCGCGGTCTGGGATCTCTCAGAGAAGGATGCGACCGGGAATGTCATCGACGGACGCGGTTATGTGCTGGACGGCGTCAACAACCTCGTCCGTTCCGACGCGGCGTTGGTTGCCGTGATCGGGCTCGACGACGTCGCGGTGATCGCAACGCGCGACGCAGTACTCGTGACACCTAAAACCAAGGCGGACAAGGTGAAGGACATGGTCGCGCTGATCACGTCCAACGGGGAAGCGGAAGCCGGCGCCCATCGCGAAATCCAACGCCCCTGGGGAAAATACCTGTCGATCGATATGGGCGCCCGCCATCAGGTCAAGCGCATAACCGTTAAGCCCGGTGGCGTCCTCTCGCTGCAGAAGCATTATCACCGGGCCGAGCATTGGGTCGTGGTGCGCGGCACCGCCGAGGTCACCCGCAATGACGAGGCGATCGTCGTGCATGAGAACGAGTCAATCTACCTGCCCATCGGGTGCGTCCACCGGATGGGCAACCCGGGCAAGATCCCACTCGAGCTCATCGAAGTGCAGGTCGGCTCCTATCTCGGAGAGGACGATATCGTCCGCATCGAAGACATTTACAGGCGCATTTGA
- a CDS encoding glycosyltransferase family 1 protein: MPTKILLEAHSLTLKRGTGIATYSRNLGKAAEQAGCSVELLMGVDRKINRRDPLLAEIGLHDANQQQGFAPFRAAARARDWAIGVPGGAGTVPMPGHRIVIDPASGLLSGTDYPAHAVERLEERAFLHFNRYGRRMTIAHRGRYDIFHATRPIPLALPKTPNIYTIHDIVPLRLPHSTLDNKRYFYRVMKELLRSADHIVTVSEFTKRDVMDIFGVEEGRITNTWQSVSVKQAILERSDEDVARAVELQYDLGFKDYYLFLGAIEPKKNISRMVDAYSASGSKRPLVLVGGLGWQYDRDLETLNDERFAGWRFDGARIKSDRRVRRLPYVPMDTLYALIRGARAVLFPSLYEGFGLPVLEAMLLGTPTITSNTSSLPEVAGDAAILVDPYRPDAIRDAIRAVDSDDALCTELARRGREQAALFSPERHAERIKAVYERVR; the protein is encoded by the coding sequence GTGCCGACCAAAATTCTCCTCGAAGCGCATTCGCTGACGTTGAAGCGCGGCACAGGCATCGCGACCTATAGCCGCAATCTTGGCAAGGCGGCGGAGCAGGCGGGCTGTTCGGTCGAACTGCTCATGGGCGTCGACCGCAAGATCAACCGGCGCGATCCGCTGCTGGCAGAGATCGGACTGCACGACGCCAACCAGCAGCAGGGCTTCGCGCCGTTCCGGGCGGCAGCGCGCGCGCGCGATTGGGCTATCGGCGTGCCGGGCGGTGCTGGGACCGTGCCGATGCCCGGGCATCGTATCGTGATCGATCCCGCTTCCGGCCTTCTCTCCGGCACGGATTATCCGGCCCACGCCGTCGAACGGCTCGAGGAGCGTGCCTTCCTGCATTTCAACCGCTACGGACGCCGGATGACGATCGCTCATCGCGGGCGCTACGACATCTTCCACGCGACCCGGCCGATCCCGCTCGCGCTGCCGAAAACCCCGAACATCTATACGATCCACGATATCGTTCCGCTGCGCCTGCCGCATTCGACCCTCGACAACAAACGGTATTTCTACCGTGTCATGAAGGAGCTGCTCAGGAGCGCCGATCACATCGTCACTGTCTCTGAGTTCACCAAACGCGATGTCATGGACATCTTCGGTGTGGAGGAGGGTCGCATCACGAACACGTGGCAATCCGTGTCGGTCAAGCAAGCAATCCTGGAGCGCTCAGACGAGGATGTCGCCCGCGCCGTCGAGTTGCAATACGACCTCGGCTTCAAAGACTACTACCTCTTTCTCGGCGCGATCGAACCCAAGAAGAACATCTCGCGGATGGTGGACGCCTATTCGGCCAGCGGCAGCAAACGTCCCCTGGTGCTCGTCGGCGGCCTGGGATGGCAATACGACCGCGACCTTGAGACCTTAAACGACGAGCGTTTCGCGGGTTGGCGCTTCGACGGAGCGCGGATTAAATCGGACCGCCGTGTCAGACGCCTGCCTTACGTGCCGATGGACACGCTCTATGCGCTCATACGCGGCGCGAGAGCCGTGCTCTTCCCCTCGCTTTACGAGGGGTTTGGTTTGCCCGTGCTCGAAGCCATGCTACTCGGCACGCCTACCATCACGTCGAACACGAGCTCGCTTCCGGAAGTTGCAGGCGACGCCGCCATTCTCGTCGATCCTTATCGACCGGACGCGATTCGCGATGCGATCCGAGCGGTCGATTCCGACGACGCGCTGTGCACCGAACTGGCGCGCCGTGGGAGAGAGCAAGCCGCGTTGTTTTCTCCGGAACGTCACGCAGAGCGCATCAAGGCCGTCTACGAACGCGTACGTTAA
- a CDS encoding FkbM family methyltransferase has protein sequence MPALHYLSAADLGAMSRQQVEGEIQARVQTAYLGDGLVLARVLGGPKMLLRASDRGFSRHVMLDGYWESWLTVFCARFLQPGMIAFDVGANLGYYTLLFANRVGPAGRIVAIEPNPQTFALLAETVSLNGYDGTVSLVSAAATARSGDQVELFVPLGEPKNATIAFSANDRPSELNTSVPTASIDDLAGSLDRVDFVKIDVEGAEPEVLRGMTATIERHRPTILLEFNASRYGDPASILDRLVSVYGQIGEIDFEGAYRLIGQQEILTERTREDRLLCFAGSGLKL, from the coding sequence TTGCCCGCGTTGCATTATCTGAGTGCCGCCGATCTCGGTGCCATGAGCCGCCAGCAGGTTGAGGGGGAAATCCAGGCACGCGTCCAGACCGCCTATCTCGGCGACGGGCTCGTCCTTGCGCGTGTGCTTGGCGGGCCCAAGATGCTCCTGCGGGCCAGCGACCGCGGGTTCTCACGTCACGTCATGCTCGACGGCTACTGGGAGAGCTGGCTGACGGTCTTCTGCGCGAGATTCCTGCAGCCTGGCATGATCGCCTTCGATGTCGGGGCCAATCTGGGCTATTATACGCTGCTGTTTGCAAATCGCGTTGGCCCGGCCGGCCGGATCGTCGCAATCGAGCCCAACCCCCAGACCTTTGCGCTGCTCGCCGAGACCGTAAGTTTGAACGGATATGACGGCACAGTATCCCTTGTCTCGGCCGCTGCGACCGCCCGATCGGGCGATCAGGTGGAGTTGTTTGTCCCCCTCGGCGAACCCAAGAACGCGACCATCGCCTTCAGCGCCAACGACCGCCCCTCCGAACTGAATACGTCGGTGCCGACCGCGTCGATCGACGATCTCGCCGGGTCGCTCGACCGGGTCGACTTCGTCAAGATCGACGTCGAAGGCGCCGAGCCCGAGGTTCTGCGAGGAATGACCGCGACGATTGAGCGCCATCGACCCACGATCCTGCTCGAATTCAATGCGAGCCGATATGGCGATCCGGCCTCGATCCTCGATCGCCTCGTCTCGGTCTACGGGCAGATCGGCGAGATCGATTTCGAGGGAGCCTATCGTCTCATCGGTCAGCAGGAAATTCTCACCGAGCGAACGCGGGAAGATCGACTGCTCTGCTTCGCCGGGTCCGGACTGAAGCTCTGA
- a CDS encoding polysaccharide biosynthesis/export family protein, whose protein sequence is MRKLVIVAAGLTVLTGCSALPTSGPSAEDVVVQATAAEQQRYELLDITPEVVAILAKRVPDSFLASFGNRQPPVESVVGVGDIVTMTVWEASAGGLFSAPMVTDRFATGSKSAVIPEQAVGRDGSISVPYGGRVRVAGLAVDEAQKRIVASLEGKAIQPQVQLTIVRPISSAVTVAGEVAAGARVPLSTRGDRLMDVIAGAGGVRIPVNEAAVQVTRGPRSARVAMSRIVSDPRENIFVRPGDLVTVVKEPQTFIAYGATGRNAEIPFESDSVKLTQALAKAGGLLDNRSDPSGVFVLRYEPQSVARLLVPGSALLQGGGSVPIVYRLNLRDTGSLFLAERFPIHARDLLYVSNAQLSDLQKALQLFYMVVGPVVSGASIYAIAK, encoded by the coding sequence ATGCGTAAACTTGTGATCGTCGCTGCCGGATTGACTGTCCTGACCGGTTGCAGTGCACTTCCCACATCGGGCCCGAGCGCGGAAGACGTGGTCGTACAGGCGACGGCCGCCGAGCAGCAGCGGTACGAGCTTCTCGATATCACTCCGGAGGTGGTCGCAATCCTTGCAAAAAGGGTCCCCGACAGCTTCCTTGCGAGTTTCGGCAATCGTCAGCCGCCTGTCGAATCCGTAGTCGGGGTGGGTGACATCGTCACCATGACGGTGTGGGAAGCGTCTGCCGGAGGCCTGTTTTCCGCGCCCATGGTGACGGACCGCTTTGCCACCGGCTCCAAAAGTGCGGTCATCCCCGAGCAGGCCGTTGGCCGCGACGGATCGATCTCGGTGCCCTATGGTGGGCGGGTTCGCGTGGCCGGGCTGGCCGTCGACGAGGCCCAGAAGCGTATCGTCGCGAGCCTCGAGGGCAAGGCAATCCAGCCGCAGGTCCAACTGACCATTGTCCGACCGATCAGTAGCGCCGTGACGGTGGCTGGCGAGGTCGCTGCGGGGGCCCGCGTCCCGTTGTCGACGAGGGGCGATCGTCTGATGGATGTGATCGCCGGTGCGGGCGGAGTGCGCATTCCGGTCAACGAAGCGGCAGTCCAGGTGACACGTGGTCCGCGCTCGGCGCGGGTCGCCATGTCGCGGATCGTGTCCGATCCGCGTGAGAATATCTTCGTTCGCCCGGGCGATCTCGTGACCGTGGTGAAGGAGCCGCAGACCTTCATCGCCTATGGCGCCACTGGACGAAACGCCGAGATCCCCTTCGAATCGGATTCAGTCAAGCTCACGCAGGCCCTGGCGAAGGCGGGCGGCCTGCTCGACAACCGATCCGATCCGTCGGGCGTTTTCGTCTTGCGTTATGAGCCGCAGTCCGTCGCCAGGCTTCTCGTTCCGGGCAGCGCACTCCTCCAGGGAGGCGGCAGCGTTCCGATCGTCTACCGTCTGAATTTGCGCGATACCGGCAGCCTCTTCTTGGCCGAGCGCTTCCCGATCCATGCCCGCGATCTGCTCTATGTCTCGAATGCCCAGCTCAGCGATTTGCAGAAGGCCCTTCAGCTCTTCTATATGGTTGTGGGCCCGGTCGTGAGCGGAGCGTCCATCTACGCCATCGCGAAGTGA